The sequence AAAATATCACCGCACTTTCTGCTTTGCCAAAACAGATTCCTTTGCATACAGAGCCTCGAGCTAACGAAAGAACTTGGTGTGATTGGGTAAATCAGGCTTTGGTAGAAATTAAAAGTGGGGAACTGACAAAAATTGTATTAGCCAATGAAACCACTTTTCATTTAAAGCAAGTGATTAATGCGTACGATTTTTTAGCAGAAAGCGAAAAACAAAATCAAGGTTGTTATCATTTTTTATGGGCTGAACATCCTCATTCGATTTTTGTTGGTTCTACACCAGAACGCCTATTTGCTCGTGAGTATAACTTGTTGCTAACCGAAGCTTTGGCGGGGACAGCATCGGTTTCTGAAAGCGAAGAAGAGACGCAATCTCAAGCTAATTGGTTGTTAAATGACGAGAAAAATTTAAAAGAAAATTGGTTGGTTGTAGAAGATATTTCGCAGAATTTACGTAAGCAAGTAGAAAGTTTTGATGTAAGCAATGTGGAATTGAAACCGTTACGTAAAGTGCAACATTTGATTCGTAAAATTCGTGCAAATTTGACCGCACATTATGCAGATGTAAATATATTAAAAGCGATTCATCCTACAGCTGCGGTATCGGGTTTGCCACAGCAACAAGCCAAGATGATTTTGTCAGAAATTGAAACCTTTGATCGAGGCTGGTATGCGGGAACATTGGGCGTGATGAGCGATGCATGTTCAGAGTTTTGTGTAGCGATTCGTTCTGCCTTTATTGAAGGTCATCGTATTCGTGTATTTGCTGGCGCGGGCATTGTGGCAGGCTCGCAGCCATTGGAAGAATGGAAAGAAATTGAACGTAAAGCAGCAGGGTTAATTTCCTTGTTTGCAGAAGAAAAATGATAACGGAGAAAAAAATGTCGGTAAGCGTGTTTAATCGTTGTTGGTCGAAAGTGATTTTAGAAACCTTGGTGCGCCAAGGCGTTTCTCACGTTTGTATCGCGCCAGGTTCGCGTTCGACACCTTTAACTCTTGAAGCCGTACGTTTGCAAAATGCGGGTTCAGTCACTTGTCATACACATTTTGATGAACGCGGTTTAGGTTTTTTTGCACTTGGTATTGCCAAAGCAACTCAATCACCTGTTGCCATTATTGTGACATCAGGCACGGCGACTGCAAACCTTTATCCTGCCATTATTGAAGCACGCCAAACGGGTGTGAATTTATTTGTTTTAACTGCTGATCGTCCACCAGAACTTTGGGAGTGCGGTGCAAATCAGGCCATTTTGCAGCAAAATATGTTTGGTCAGTATCCAGTTGCAAATGTTAATTTACCTAAACCGAACGCAGATTATTCTGCGCAGTGGTTGATTTCTTTACTTGAACAGGCTGCCTTTCAACAAAAAACACAAGGTGGCGTTGTTCATATTAATGTGCCATTTGCCGAGCCACTTTATGATGCAACTGATGAGGAAGTAGATTCTCACCCTTGGCTGCTGTCGTTACAGCGCTGGTTAATTCAAACTAAGCCTTGGATGAATGTGGAAGCGCAACAGAACGAAGTATTAATGCATGAGAACTGGGATCATTGGCGTACCAAACGTGGTGTCGTTGTGGTTGGTCAATTACCTGCAGAACAAGCGATGGGCATTAACTCTTGGGCAAGTGCCATGGGCTGGGTGTTACTGACGGATATTCAATCTGGTGTTGTTCCAACGACGCCTTATGAAGATATTTGGCTCGCAAACCAAACTGTTCGTGAAAAACTTCTGCAAGCTGATATTGTGATTCAATTTGGTGCACGCTTTATCAGTAAACGAATTAATCAATTCTTACAGGCGTTTAAAGGTGAATTTTGGTTGGTTGAACAAAGCGGCAAAGCATTAGATCCTTACCATCATTCATTGACAAGATTCAACGCTAAAGCACATCATTGGTTGCGTGCGCATCCACCTTTACGCCAAAAGCCTTGGTTGCTTGAGCCGTTAGCTTTATCTAAGTTCTGTGCGACCTTTATTGAACAGCAAGTAGGTGGAAATTTAACGGAAGCCTCGCTTGCATTACGTTTACCAACACTTTTACCTTATAACGGTGTTTTATTTTTAGGTAATAGTTTACTTGTTCGTCTGGTTGATGCGCTAACGCAATTACCAGAAAGCTATCCTGTTTATACCAATCGTGGCGCGAGTGGAATTGATGGTTTGTTGGCTACTGCTGCGGGAATAGGTATTGGTTCAAATAAACCTGTTGTTGCGGTGATTGGCGATACGTCCACTTTATATGATCTAAATTCTTTCGCATTATTCAAAAACGTTATGCAACCAACGGTAATCTTTGTGATCAATAATAATGGTGGTGCGATTTTTGATATGTTACCTGTGGATGAACAAGTCAAAGATCAGTTCTATCGATTACCGCATAATGGCGATTTTTCTCAAATCGCGGCAATGTTCGATCTCAAATACGCTCATCCTTATACTTGGGCGGATCTCAATTCCGTTATTAAACAGGCTTATAGTCGTCGCAAGGCAACGTTAATTGAAATTAAAACGAATCCGAGTGATGGCAGCAGTTTGTATAAACGCTTAATCGAGCAAATTAGTCACGCAGTAATTGGTGCTTAAGTATTCTGTAGGCGGGCTTTAGTCCGCCATATTTTATTATTTTCTATCAATAATCCCTTCAATGATAAACATCATTTTTCTTCACGGACTTCTTGGTACAAAAAACGATTGGCAAAAAGTCATTGAAAATCTACCGCTCTTTAATTGTATTGCGCTAGATTTACCTTTTCACGGGCAAGCTAAAGATATTGAAGTCACAAATTTTGAAGATACGGCGGAGTATTTGGCTCAGCAAATTAAAAGTGCGGTGAAAAATGAACCGTATTTTCTTGTTGGGTATTCTCTAGGTGGAAGGATTGCTTTGTATTATGCACTGCAAGCTCAGGTGGAACGATCTAATTTGCAAGGTGTTATTTTAGAAGGCGCGAATCTAGGTTTAAAAACTGACGAAGAAAAGCAAATTCGTTTTCAACATGATTTTGCTTGGGCTCAACGTTTTATGCAAGAATCGCCAGAAAATGTATTAAATGATTGGTATCAACAGCCCGTGTTTTCTCATTTAACTGAAGAAGAAAGACTGCAATTAGTTGAAAAACGAAAATCAAATTGCGGTGAAAATATTGGCAAGATGCTGCTGGCGACAAGTCTATCCAAACAACCTGATTTTAGTGAAAAAGTGCGGTTAAGTTCTTTGCCATTTTTTTATTTTTGTGGCGAACGAGATCATAAGTTCCAAGTTTTAGCCAAAGAAAATCAAATTAATTTAGTAACCATTCCTTCCGCTGGGCATAACTCACATTTAGAAAGTTCAGAATATTTCTCTGAAAAAATAGAAAATTGTGTATTAAAAATTGCTAGACCTTAGTTAAAATGCTAGGATTCAATCCTTTCTCTTTATAATAAACTACTAAGGAAACACAATGTCTACACAACTTCGTAATAATCCGATGAAAGTGGCGTTAGCCTCGATGGTCGGTACGGCAATCGAATTTTTTGATTATTATATCTATGCGGCTGCCGCTGTATTAGTTTTCAATACGCAATTCTTCCATAGCGATGATCCGCTTTCTAATGATTTACTTTCTCTTTCTACGCTTGCTTTAGCATTCTTTGCACGTCCAATTGGTTCTGCATTATTCGGTCACTTTGGTGATAAAATTGGTCGTAAAAAAACCTTGGTTGCCTCCCTTGTTTTAATGGGCGGTTCAACAGTAGTAATTGGTTTACTTCCTAACTATGCTCAAATCGGTATCTGGGCGCCAATTTTGCTTTGCGTATGCCGTGTTGGTCAAGGTATTGGACTTGGGGGCGAATGGGGTGGTGCAGCTTTAGTCGCCACAGAAAATGCGCCAGAAGGCAAACGAGCTTGGTACGGTACTTTCCCTCAATTAGGTGCGCCAATCGGCTTATTTGTAGCAAATGCAACATTCTTCTTAGTCAGCTATTTCCTCGGGCAAGATGCTCTTGTGGAATGGGCATGGCGTATTCCGTTTGTATCTTCCGTTTTATTGGTCGCTGTCGGCTTATATGTTCGCTTAACTTTACACGAAAGCCATGTATTTGTGGAAGCGGAGCAAAAAGGGAAAAAATTGAATGCACCAGTGAGTGTTGTTTTTACTAAACACTTAAAACCAATGGTTATTGGCACATTTA comes from Haemophilus haemolyticus and encodes:
- a CDS encoding isochorismate synthase; translated protein: MSYLAQAIGELKSQIHAYLQQSTNELVRFQVKLDKVDLLAWLKGQSAYPQFYLHFRDEAKSLAAFGSAQSFSQLNLAQEFIEESGFPLVGGLQFQGTAQFVLPKMLVEQDEKGALVSFFVKDKQSANDTLVHLKTFENITALSALPKQIPLHTEPRANERTWCDWVNQALVEIKSGELTKIVLANETTFHLKQVINAYDFLAESEKQNQGCYHFLWAEHPHSIFVGSTPERLFAREYNLLLTEALAGTASVSESEEETQSQANWLLNDEKNLKENWLVVEDISQNLRKQVESFDVSNVELKPLRKVQHLIRKIRANLTAHYADVNILKAIHPTAAVSGLPQQQAKMILSEIETFDRGWYAGTLGVMSDACSEFCVAIRSAFIEGHRIRVFAGAGIVAGSQPLEEWKEIERKAAGLISLFAEEK
- the menD gene encoding 2-succinyl-5-enolpyruvyl-6-hydroxy-3-cyclohexene-1-carboxylic-acid synthase; this translates as MSVSVFNRCWSKVILETLVRQGVSHVCIAPGSRSTPLTLEAVRLQNAGSVTCHTHFDERGLGFFALGIAKATQSPVAIIVTSGTATANLYPAIIEARQTGVNLFVLTADRPPELWECGANQAILQQNMFGQYPVANVNLPKPNADYSAQWLISLLEQAAFQQKTQGGVVHINVPFAEPLYDATDEEVDSHPWLLSLQRWLIQTKPWMNVEAQQNEVLMHENWDHWRTKRGVVVVGQLPAEQAMGINSWASAMGWVLLTDIQSGVVPTTPYEDIWLANQTVREKLLQADIVIQFGARFISKRINQFLQAFKGEFWLVEQSGKALDPYHHSLTRFNAKAHHWLRAHPPLRQKPWLLEPLALSKFCATFIEQQVGGNLTEASLALRLPTLLPYNGVLFLGNSLLVRLVDALTQLPESYPVYTNRGASGIDGLLATAAGIGIGSNKPVVAVIGDTSTLYDLNSFALFKNVMQPTVIFVINNNGGAIFDMLPVDEQVKDQFYRLPHNGDFSQIAAMFDLKYAHPYTWADLNSVIKQAYSRRKATLIEIKTNPSDGSSLYKRLIEQISHAVIGA
- the menH gene encoding 2-succinyl-6-hydroxy-2,4-cyclohexadiene-1-carboxylate synthase, whose amino-acid sequence is MINIIFLHGLLGTKNDWQKVIENLPLFNCIALDLPFHGQAKDIEVTNFEDTAEYLAQQIKSAVKNEPYFLVGYSLGGRIALYYALQAQVERSNLQGVILEGANLGLKTDEEKQIRFQHDFAWAQRFMQESPENVLNDWYQQPVFSHLTEEERLQLVEKRKSNCGENIGKMLLATSLSKQPDFSEKVRLSSLPFFYFCGERDHKFQVLAKENQINLVTIPSAGHNSHLESSEYFSEKIENCVLKIARP
- a CDS encoding MFS transporter, with amino-acid sequence MSTQLRNNPMKVALASMVGTAIEFFDYYIYAAAAVLVFNTQFFHSDDPLSNDLLSLSTLALAFFARPIGSALFGHFGDKIGRKKTLVASLVLMGGSTVVIGLLPNYAQIGIWAPILLCVCRVGQGIGLGGEWGGAALVATENAPEGKRAWYGTFPQLGAPIGLFVANATFFLVSYFLGQDALVEWAWRIPFVSSVLLVAVGLYVRLTLHESHVFVEAEQKGKKLNAPVSVVFTKHLKPMVIGTFIMVATYSLFYIMTAFAQAYSRTAPKLSEAGYALGLGIPANTFTGLLLISAIVFGIFISISGVYADKIGRRKWLIWVTVAVGVLGLTMPFFLENGTPMSVFAFLVIGMAIMGMTFGPMAALLPELFPTEVRYSGASLAYNLASIIGATIAAMISLKINASFGVMGVGIYLAINALMTLLALLASKETKNVDLTQI